The Enterobacter asburiae genomic sequence CTTCTGACGACCAAAACCTTTCACTTCCGTCACGGTCATCCCGGTGATGCCGACTTCCGCCAGCGCTTCACGCACGTCATCCAGTTTGAAAGGTTTAATAATCGCATCAATTTTTTTCATGGTGGGTCCTTAAACTCTTGCCTGTAAGCTGCCTCGTAATCGATTGCTCACAGTACCATACGGCATTACTCTTTAAAATCGTTTGCTTCCAGCTCGTGGCGCGACAGCAGCTTGTAGAACTCGGTGCGGTTGCGTCCGGCCATGCGCGCCGCGTGGGTCACGTTGCCTTTGGTGATCTGCAATAGCTTGCGCAGATAGTTGAGCTCAAACTGATTCCGCGCTTCCGCAAACGTCGGCAGAGCCGTGTTTTCCCCTTCCAGCGCCTGCTCCACCAGCGCATCGCTGATCACCGGTGAGGAGGTCAGCGCCACGCACTGCTCAATCACGTTCACCAGCTGGCGCACGTTACCCGGCCAGCCTGCGGCCATCAGCCGCTTCATCGCATCAGTGGAAAACGCGCGCACGAATGGTTTATGGCGATCGGCCGCCTGGCGCAAAAGATGGTTCGCCAGCAGCGGAATGTCTTCCGCACGCTCCGCCAGCGCGGGGATCTTCAGATTCACCACGTTCAGACGGTAGTAGAGATCTTCGCGAAACTCGTTGCGCGCCATCACTTTTGGCAAGTCGCGGTGGGTGGCGGAAATAATGCGCACGTTAATATCGATATCGCGGTTGCTGCCCAGCGGGCGAACTTTTCGCTCCTGCAACACGCGGAGAAGTTTAACCTGCAGCGGTGCGGGCATGTCGCCAATCTCGTCCAGGAACAGCGTGCCGCCTTCCGCGGCCTGGAACAGCCCCTCCCGACTGCTAACCGCGCCGGTGAATGCGCCGCGGGCGTGACCAAACAGTTCAGATTCG encodes the following:
- the glrR gene encoding two-component system response regulator GlrR, whose protein sequence is MTSRKPAHLLLVDDDPGLLKLLGMRLVSEGYSVVTAESGLEGLKILTREKIDLVISDLRMDEMDGLQLFAEIQKQQPGMPVIILTAHGSIPDAVAATQQGVFSFLTKPVDKDALYKAIDSALEHAAPAGDEAWRESIVTRSPIMLRLLEQARMVAQSDVSVLINGQSGTGKEILAQAIHNASPRSKNAFIAINCGALPEQLLESELFGHARGAFTGAVSSREGLFQAAEGGTLFLDEIGDMPAPLQVKLLRVLQERKVRPLGSNRDIDINVRIISATHRDLPKVMARNEFREDLYYRLNVVNLKIPALAERAEDIPLLANHLLRQAADRHKPFVRAFSTDAMKRLMAAGWPGNVRQLVNVIEQCVALTSSPVISDALVEQALEGENTALPTFAEARNQFELNYLRKLLQITKGNVTHAARMAGRNRTEFYKLLSRHELEANDFKE